The following are encoded together in the Salvia hispanica cultivar TCC Black 2014 chromosome 6, UniMelb_Shisp_WGS_1.0, whole genome shotgun sequence genome:
- the LOC125196796 gene encoding serine carboxypeptidase 24-like, which translates to MEWRRISDVLYLLMIMVSSLAISINAYAEAQDLDRITALPGQPAVKFSQYSGYVTVNEEEGRALFYWLTEAAVDPHTKPLLLWLNGGPGCSSVAYGVSEEIGPFRINKNGSSLYHNEYSWNKVANILFLESPAGVGFSYTNTSSNLEDSGDDRTAEDALIFLRRWMDRFPQYKSREFYLAGESYAGHYVPQLANKIYDYNNHSSQPIINLKGFIVGNADTDSIYDYIGTVNYWWSHALISDHTYNSLLKLCNNSFKSTYPKCVDILIYADQEIGKINQYNIYTEACNVTQAGGGRSKRFLHYKRVAQSTTGFDPCTESYAEIYYNRPDVQKALHANTTAIPYKWTACSDTLFNNWKDAPASMLPVYTKLIAAGLRIWVFSGDTDAIVPITATRLSLSHLNLKIKTPWYAWYTGGKVGGWTEVYDGLTFATVRGAGHEVPLTQPARAFKVIESFLSGKELPKSE; encoded by the exons ATGGAGTGGAGAAGAATAAGTGATGTGTTATACTTGCTGATGATAATGGTGAGTTCTTTAGCAATCAGCATTAATGCATATGCTGAGGCACAGGATCTTGACCGCATAACGGCGCTTCCGGGGCAGCCGGCGGTCAAGTTCTCCCAATATTCCGGCTATGTCACCGTTAACGAAGAAGAGGGCCGCGCCCTCTTCTACTGGCTCACCGAGGCTGCCGTTGATCCACACACTAAACCACTTCTTCTTTGGCTCAATGGAG GACCAGGATGTTCATCAGTGGCATATGGTGTATCAGAAGAAATAGGGCCATttagaatcaacaaaaatgGTTCATCTCTCTATCACAATGAATACTCATGGAATAAAG TGgcaaatattttgtttcttgagTCGCCTGCCGGCGTTGGTTTCTCCTACACAAACACGAGCTCCAACCTGGAGGACTCCGGGGACGACAGAACAG CTGAGGATGCTCTGATTTTCCTGAGAAGATGGATGGATCGGTTTCCACAGTACAAATCTCGAGAGTTCTACTTAGCTGGAGAGAGCTACGCAGGGCACTACGTCCCACAGCTGGCAAACAAGATATATGATTACAACAACCATTCCTCACAACCCATCATCAATCTAAAAGGATTCATT GTAGGAAATGCGGATACAGACAGCATATACGACTACATTGGAACCGTGAACTACTGGTGGAGCCACGCGTTGATATCGGATCACACATATAACTCACTTTTGAAATTATGCAACAACAGCTTCAAAAGCACTTATCCGAAATGCGTAGACATTCTGATCTACGCGGATCAAGAGATCGGGAAGATAAATCAGTACAACATATACACAGAGGCGTGCAATGTAACACAAGCCGGTGGAGGAAGAAGCAAGCGCTTTCTACACTACAAGAGAGTTGCACAGTCTACTACTGGATTCGACCCGTGTACAGAGAGCTATGCTGAGATATACTACAACAGGCCGGATGTGCAAAAGGCGCTGCATGCAAACACGACCGCCATTCCATACAAGTGGACAGCGTGCAG TGATACACTTTTCAACAACTGGAAGGACGCTCCCGCTTCAATGCTCCCCGTGTACACAAAATTAATCGCTGCAGGCCTTCGAATATGGGTGTTCAG TGGGGACACAGACGCGATCGTTCCTATAACTGCAACGAGGCTATCTCTGAGCCATCTCAacctcaaaatcaaaactccATGGTATGCTTGGTATACTGGTGGCAAG GTGGGAGGATGGACGGAGGTGTATGATGGGCTAACGTTCGCGACAGTAAGAGGAGCCGGGCATGAGGTTCCTCTGACTCAACCTGCTAGAGCTTTCAAGGTTATAGAATCATTTTTGTCTGGGAAAGAGTTGCCGAAATCTGAGTAA
- the LOC125193717 gene encoding uncharacterized protein LOC125193717 yields the protein MIWSSFLISNHSTHSFSFETKQITSLSQIVNFLLDFLETSDSHGEAAPSLESRITSAAYIAHDVVESHIVDQIQAGSTIGGGKSRLSYFLLDLQKAIDGLNFVKRKVMRFKAKSDSKEAYSAAHNSSAPLTSGKNHMVGCDDVVLRLVEMHVGEPSSRRVIPIVGMGGMGL from the exons ATGATTTGGAGCTCATTTCTAATCAGTAATCACTCCACccattccttttcttttgaaaCCAAACAGATCACATCTCTTTCCCAAATCGTCAATTTCTTACTCGATTTCCTTGAAACCTCTGATTCTCACGGAGAAGCTGCACCATCATTAGAGAGCCGAATCACATCTGCGGCTTATATAGCTCACGATGTTGTCGAATCACACATAGTCGACCAAATCCAAGCTGGATCTACCATTGGTGGTGGTAAATCAAGGCTTAGTTATTTCTTGCTTGATCTACAGAAAGCAATTGACGGATTGAATTTTGTCAAGAGGAAGGTGATGCGGTTCAAAGCGAAAAGTGACTCGAAAGAAGCGTATTCAGCAGCACATAATTCATCAGCGCCTCTGACCTCAGGGAAGAATCACATGGTGGGATGTGATGATGTTGTTCTTAGGCTTGTGGAAATGCACGTTGGAGAACCTTCCAGCCGGCGAGTCATCCCCATCGTTGGCATGGGGGGAATGG GATTATAG
- the LOC125196384 gene encoding uncharacterized protein LOC125196384 isoform X1 gives MFFNFAPIMCPFSPFASVSVFLSHTEKKRTFPHPPSLYFHNFTHSLSLSIHLYLPILSFLYLHTTPLLLLPYSVFTSITIYSFSCFSHLTLPPISLRSQDHTFRKRPLFDFLYLMSKKIKGVILDPSTPYAVSTSEDDRATLKYRTLMQDYHDWQKEVDMMRSRLEVGKQRKMVLAAEVGFLRKRFSYLVKRKTKNSLQKEKLGQLPILHKQTKQTEKRGRKEATHSISPPISEVRAKKKQYVSKEVALRGTSPLGKHHGKMLDGGKDSIQRISTMIPDLSHKVRIDSRKVNLMQSKTPFFELNMKGRMYENGTALSNASTAFNLNKDDSSIGIESPLPSRAPIFDLNEISTGDEDFQTDNDAVKYDETRRSLMRHPNDEVQNDLMLSICRNPGEGPSRVGKRKISWQDPVALRV, from the exons atgttttttaattttgccCCAATTATGTGCCCTTTTTCGCCCTTTGCTTCTGTCAGTGTTTTCCTATCCCAcacagaaaagaaaagaaccttccCACATCCCCCTTCTCTCTATTTTCACAATTTCACTCACTCTCTATCTCTTTCTATACATCTATATCTACCTATTCTATCTTTTCTTTATCTTCATACAACGCCCCTTCTTTTATTGCCCTATTCCGTGTTCACATCTATCAccatatattcattttcctGTTTTTCACACTTAACCCTCCCTCCCATCTCTCTTCGGTCGCAAGATCACACCTTTCGAAAACGGCCCCTCTTTGACTTTCTTTATCTAATGTCAAAGAAGATAAAAGGAGTGATTTTGGATCCATCGACGCCGTATGCCGTTTCTACGAGCGAGGACGATAGGGCTACGCTCAAGTATCGGACTCTTATGCAGGATTATCACGACTGGCAAAag GAAGTTGATATGATGAGAAGCAGATTAGAGGTGGGGAAACAGAGGAAGATGGTTCTCGCTGCTGAAGTTGG GTTTCTGCGGAAAAGATTTAGTTACTTAGTAAAAAGGAAGACTAAGAATTCTTTACAGAAAGAAAAACTAGGACAGTTGCCCATTCTACATAAGCAAACTAAACAGACTGAGAAACGCGGTAGAAAAGAAGCCACTCATAGTATTTCACCCCCAATTTCAGAAGTTAGAGCGAAGAAGAAACAGTATGTTAGTAAAGAAGTAGCTTTGCGTGGTACATCTCCACTCGGGAAGCATCATGGGAAAATGTTAGATGGTGGAAAAGATTCTATTCAGCGCATTTCAACTATGATTCCTGATTTGAGCCACAAAGTAAGAATAGACTCCAGGAAAGTTAATTTGATGCAGAGCAAGACTCCATTTTTTGAGTTGAACATGAAAGGAAGAATGTATGAAAATGGTACAGCTCTGAGCAATGCATCCACGgcatttaatttgaataaagatGATAGTTCTATCGGGATAGAATCGCCATTGCCCAGCCGAGCGCCCATCTTTGACTTGAATGAAATCTCG ACAGGTGATGAGGATTTCCAGACTGATAATGACGCGGTGAAGTATGACGAAACCAGAAGAAGTTTAATGAGACATCCAAATGACGAAGTACAAAATGACTTGATGCTGTCCATATGTAGAAATCCTGGTGAAGGGCCGTCTCGTGTGGGGAAGAGGAAGATCTCATGGCAGGATCCAGTAGCATTGAGAGTTTGA
- the LOC125196384 gene encoding uncharacterized protein LOC125196384 isoform X2, whose product MFFNFAPIMCPFSPFASVSVFLSHTEKKRTFPHPPSLYFHNFTHSLSLSIHLYLPILSFLYLHTTPLLLLPYSVFTSITIYSFSCFSHLTLPPISLRSQDHTFRKRPLFDFLYLMSKKIKGVILDPSTPYAVSTSEDDRATLKYRTLMQDYHDWQKEVDMMRSRLEVGKQRKMVLAAEVGFLRKRFSYLVKRKTKNSLQKEKLGQLPILHKQTKQTEKRGRKEATHSISPPISEVRAKKKQYVSKEVALRGTSPLGKHHGKMLDGGKDSIQRISTMIPDLSHKVRIDSRKVNLMQSKTPFFELNMKGRMYENGTALSNASTAFNLNKDDSSIGIESPLPSRAPIFDLNEISVMRISRLIMTR is encoded by the exons atgttttttaattttgccCCAATTATGTGCCCTTTTTCGCCCTTTGCTTCTGTCAGTGTTTTCCTATCCCAcacagaaaagaaaagaaccttccCACATCCCCCTTCTCTCTATTTTCACAATTTCACTCACTCTCTATCTCTTTCTATACATCTATATCTACCTATTCTATCTTTTCTTTATCTTCATACAACGCCCCTTCTTTTATTGCCCTATTCCGTGTTCACATCTATCAccatatattcattttcctGTTTTTCACACTTAACCCTCCCTCCCATCTCTCTTCGGTCGCAAGATCACACCTTTCGAAAACGGCCCCTCTTTGACTTTCTTTATCTAATGTCAAAGAAGATAAAAGGAGTGATTTTGGATCCATCGACGCCGTATGCCGTTTCTACGAGCGAGGACGATAGGGCTACGCTCAAGTATCGGACTCTTATGCAGGATTATCACGACTGGCAAAag GAAGTTGATATGATGAGAAGCAGATTAGAGGTGGGGAAACAGAGGAAGATGGTTCTCGCTGCTGAAGTTGG GTTTCTGCGGAAAAGATTTAGTTACTTAGTAAAAAGGAAGACTAAGAATTCTTTACAGAAAGAAAAACTAGGACAGTTGCCCATTCTACATAAGCAAACTAAACAGACTGAGAAACGCGGTAGAAAAGAAGCCACTCATAGTATTTCACCCCCAATTTCAGAAGTTAGAGCGAAGAAGAAACAGTATGTTAGTAAAGAAGTAGCTTTGCGTGGTACATCTCCACTCGGGAAGCATCATGGGAAAATGTTAGATGGTGGAAAAGATTCTATTCAGCGCATTTCAACTATGATTCCTGATTTGAGCCACAAAGTAAGAATAGACTCCAGGAAAGTTAATTTGATGCAGAGCAAGACTCCATTTTTTGAGTTGAACATGAAAGGAAGAATGTATGAAAATGGTACAGCTCTGAGCAATGCATCCACGgcatttaatttgaataaagatGATAGTTCTATCGGGATAGAATCGCCATTGCCCAGCCGAGCGCCCATCTTTGACTTGAATGAAATCTCG GTGATGAGGATTTCCAGACTGATAATGACGCGGTGA